GTGAATCTGGCACAAATGCCATTGCTTTTTTACAACGTAGAGGTTCTTCTAATATTGATACTCCATCTAGTAAAATTTCACCTGAATCAAATGGAATCATGCCGAAGCAAGATTTTAATGTTGTTGTTTTTCCTGCTCCGTTTTTTCCAATAAAGCCATAAACGTCCCCATCTTCAACTACCATATTCAAACAATCAACTGCAAGTTTGCCATCCGAGTATTTTTTTGATAAATTCTTTATTTCCAACATAAGCGATTCCTATACCTCTATATCAAGTACTATTAGCTGGAGTATTTTACTTTAAAGCCAAAACTAAAACAATAATTGTTGTTACTACTGATGCTGCTGGTAATATGTAATACATAAAGTCTCGTTTTTCTCCTTTTTTTTGTAAAGCAAAACTTACAAAAACGTTTAGAACTGCAAAAGCAAGTGGTATTCCAAATACTACTGCCTCTTTAGGCCAAGAAGAATTTACGTTTCCCTTACTATCAAAGTGTATCGGTACATCTGCCGGTAATTGTTTATAAAATACAAGAAAAATCACCATTGTTAAAATACATATCACTGTACCAATAATTGTCTTTTTTTTCATTGAGAACCTCCATCTTAAATATTAATTTATTTAATGCTAAAAATTAACCTTGTTAAAGTGATTTACAATATCTATATTAGTAAATATTAACAAGTATTCTTATTTGGCAAATATTAATAATTCAGTAAAATTAT
This region of Clostridium sp. BNL1100 genomic DNA includes:
- a CDS encoding DUF1648 domain-containing protein; amino-acid sequence: MKKKTIIGTVICILTMVIFLVFYKQLPADVPIHFDSKGNVNSSWPKEAVVFGIPLAFAVLNVFVSFALQKKGEKRDFMYYILPAASVVTTIIVLVLALK